A genomic region of Metopolophium dirhodum isolate CAU chromosome 1, ASM1992520v1, whole genome shotgun sequence contains the following coding sequences:
- the LOC132935093 gene encoding uncharacterized protein DDB_G0283697-like: MNNLKKYDKTVNFEDRSRNRDKSPYPHKSDYKGRNNYREKSPYPDRYNDYKFRESSKDRYNNHKYRDNSREISNNRDRSYSRDRKNSYDRSRDTSRNRYNNRNRGDDANRKQHSRDNSRERYSTPEKYNGRENIICYKCNEKGHYANDCNFSKNE; encoded by the coding sequence atgaacaatttaaaaaaatacgacaagACAGTAAATTTTGAAGATAGATCACGCAACAGAGACAAAAGTCCATATCCACACAAATCAGATTACAAAGGCAGGAACAATTATAGGGAAAAAAGTCCTTATCCCGATAGGTACAACGACTATAAGTTCAGAGAAAGTAGTAAAGATagatataataaccataaatacagAGATAACAGCAGAGAAATTAGCAATAATAGAGATAGGTCTTATTCAAGGGATAGGAAAAACTCCTACGACAGGTCCAGAGATACAAGCAGAAATAGATATAACAACAGAAATCGTGGAGATGACGCAAATAGAAAACAGCACAGTAGGGACAACAGCAGAGAAAGATACTCAACACCGGAAAAATATAATGGaagagaaaacataatatgctacaaatgcaatgaaaaaggacATTATGCAAACGattgcaatttttcaaaaaacgaatAG